In Deinococcus puniceus, one genomic interval encodes:
- the mnmA gene encoding tRNA 2-thiouridine(34) synthase MnmA, with amino-acid sequence MSGGVDSSVTAALLKDAGYSVVGAMMRFWPDDKRVDTFDTCCSPDAAYEARRVAEQVGVPFYLLDYREQFQRHIVGPFLEEYAKGRTPNPCVNCNTKVKFDELVKKAKMLGCRYVATGHYVKRVELEGGEVQFHRGDDPRKDQTYFLWGTPRDALPYILFPVGELEKPRVREIAEERGLLTARKPESQNICFVPGKVQDFVAEHLPQATGLIREISSGEVVGDHMGTQFYTLGQKKGMGLYQSHRVRHIVHLDPATNTVWVGDYEDCLWTDLKAETPNYLLDLADLPTELEVQVRYRTQPVRATVIRADETGFELRFAEPQFAVAPGQSAVLYAGSRLLGGGLIADHTRALPV; translated from the coding sequence ATGTCAGGCGGCGTAGACAGCAGCGTCACGGCGGCCCTGCTCAAAGACGCGGGCTACTCGGTGGTGGGCGCGATGATGCGTTTTTGGCCCGACGACAAGCGCGTGGATACCTTCGATACCTGCTGCTCGCCCGACGCGGCCTACGAAGCGCGGCGCGTGGCCGAGCAAGTGGGCGTGCCGTTTTATCTGCTGGACTACCGCGAGCAGTTTCAGCGCCACATCGTCGGCCCCTTTTTGGAGGAATACGCCAAGGGCCGCACGCCCAATCCCTGCGTGAACTGCAACACCAAGGTCAAATTTGACGAACTGGTGAAGAAGGCCAAGATGCTGGGCTGCCGCTACGTGGCGACGGGGCATTACGTGAAGCGTGTGGAGTTGGAGGGCGGCGAAGTGCAGTTTCACCGGGGCGACGATCCCCGCAAAGACCAGACTTACTTTTTGTGGGGCACGCCCCGCGACGCCCTGCCGTACATTCTGTTTCCGGTAGGCGAACTGGAAAAACCTCGTGTGCGCGAGATCGCCGAGGAACGCGGCCTACTGACGGCCCGCAAACCCGAAAGCCAGAACATCTGCTTCGTGCCGGGCAAGGTGCAGGACTTCGTGGCCGAACATTTGCCGCAGGCCACGGGACTCATCCGCGAAATCAGCAGCGGCGAAGTGGTGGGCGACCACATGGGCACGCAGTTTTATACGCTGGGCCAGAAGAAGGGCATGGGCCTGTATCAGTCTCACCGGGTGCGCCACATCGTGCACCTTGACCCGGCCACCAACACCGTCTGGGTGGGCGATTACGAGGACTGCCTCTGGACAGACCTGAAAGCCGAAACGCCCAATTATCTGCTGGACTTGGCCGACTTGCCCACTGAACTGGAAGTGCAAGTGCGGTACCGCACCCAGCCTGTGCGGGCTACGGTCATTCGCGCCGATGAAACGGGCTTCGAGTTGCGCTTCGCCGAACCGCAGTTTGCGGTGGCTCCGGGCCAAAGCGCCGTGCTGTACGCCGGTTCGCGCCTGCTTGGTGGCGGCTTGATTGCCGATCATACGCGTGCGTTGCCCGTTTAG
- a CDS encoding winged helix-turn-helix domain-containing protein: MPDWEINKFYSPVKFQHQADEFWAIYRVSTCAVERRRAQFFALLAEGRSEGDVMDITQYGVRSARYVIDRYHRLGLKGLSDGRRDNRGAPRVLTAEEQQALAAQLHADFEQGVVWEGKRVQEWIKEQFGKEVYLGRTYEFMRAAGFSPQKPRPQHVKGDPAAKEAFTTKS, encoded by the coding sequence ATGCCAGACTGGGAGATCAACAAGTTCTATTCTCCGGTGAAGTTTCAGCATCAGGCTGACGAATTCTGGGCGATTTACCGCGTGAGTACTTGTGCGGTGGAGCGACGACGGGCGCAATTCTTCGCGCTGCTGGCGGAAGGTCGAAGTGAAGGTGATGTCATGGACATCACCCAATATGGAGTGCGCTCGGCTCGCTACGTGATTGACCGATACCACCGCTTGGGTCTGAAGGGCTTGTCAGATGGACGGCGGGACAACCGGGGTGCGCCACGCGTCTTGACTGCCGAAGAGCAACAAGCACTTGCGGCTCAGCTGCACGCCGATTTCGAGCAGGGCGTGGTGTGGGAAGGCAAGCGGGTTCAAGAGTGGATCAAAGAGCAGTTTGGCAAAGAGGTGTATTTGGGTCGCACCTATGAATTTATGCGTGCCGCAGGGTTTTCCCCACAAAAACCCCGCCCACAGCATGTCAAAGGCGATCCGGCAGCGAAAGAAGCGTTTACAACAAAGAGCTAG
- a CDS encoding IS630 family transposase produces the protein MYACRRVFPTKTPPTACQRRSGSERSVYNKELGEALRRAERLHPRVSLWAMDEHRLGLQPILRTAWAPTGQPFICPVHPRYEWLYVYAFVNPETGESRFWIMPTLNQQAYGLVMAAFAQSVGAGQDHHVVVVEDNGGFHVPALQGHPPGIEIVRLPPYSPELQPVERVWHLTDATIANTCPQNLAALETVLGEQCAWLETQPDLITQHTLFHWWPLCQN, from the coding sequence ATTTATGCGTGCCGCAGGGTTTTCCCCACAAAAACCCCGCCCACAGCATGTCAAAGGCGATCCGGCAGCGAAAGAAGCGTTTACAACAAAGAGCTAGGGGAGGCGCTCCGCCGTGCGGAGCGTCTCCATCCTCGGGTCTCGCTGTGGGCGATGGACGAACATCGTTTGGGCCTCCAGCCCATCCTTCGCACCGCGTGGGCACCCACCGGGCAGCCGTTCATTTGCCCGGTGCACCCCCGTTACGAATGGCTCTATGTGTACGCCTTTGTCAACCCAGAGACCGGCGAAAGTCGCTTCTGGATCATGCCAACGCTCAATCAGCAGGCCTATGGGCTGGTCATGGCCGCCTTTGCTCAGAGTGTGGGGGCGGGCCAAGATCATCATGTCGTGGTGGTGGAAGACAACGGTGGCTTCCATGTCCCTGCCCTGCAGGGACATCCCCCAGGCATCGAGATTGTGCGCCTACCACCGTACTCGCCAGAACTCCAACCTGTCGAACGCGTCTGGCACCTCACCGATGCCACCATCGCCAACACCTGTCCGCAAAACCTCGCCGCTTTGGAAACTGTGCTCGGAGAGCAGTGTGCGTGGCTCGAAACCCAACCTGACCTCATCACCCAACACACCCTCTTCCACTGGTGGCCTTTGTGTCAGAATTAA
- a CDS encoding CAP domain-containing protein encodes MAEPTPVNPVHSQPQEGGGQRLPALPPVPAAAPSRAESELLALVNEFRTSGTLYGDASLRVGTCAAAFSPRPPLGSAAPLAAAAQSHANYLGFNPYSGHSEVGGRPYFTGIGPAERLQVAHLPNAFAGLWPHLAAWGETAAYGYPTARSVLAAWLASPLHCAVLMNPEMTHVGVAYMDSSAAINHHVWVQVFAAYH; translated from the coding sequence GTGGCTGAGCCAACACCCGTCAATCCGGTGCATTCACAGCCGCAGGAGGGAGGTGGGCAGAGGTTGCCAGCCCTGCCCCCGGTTCCCGCTGCCGCCCCCAGCCGCGCAGAGTCAGAGCTGCTGGCCCTTGTCAATGAATTCCGCACCTCCGGTACCCTGTACGGAGACGCCAGCCTGCGGGTCGGCACCTGCGCGGCTGCCTTTTCGCCCCGGCCACCGCTGGGCAGCGCCGCTCCGTTGGCTGCCGCTGCCCAGTCGCACGCCAACTATCTGGGCTTCAATCCTTACAGCGGCCACAGCGAGGTCGGGGGCCGCCCGTACTTCACGGGAATTGGGCCTGCCGAGCGCCTTCAGGTCGCGCATCTGCCCAACGCCTTTGCCGGGTTGTGGCCCCATTTGGCGGCGTGGGGCGAAACTGCGGCTTACGGCTACCCCACAGCGCGGTCTGTTCTTGCGGCGTGGCTGGCTTCTCCCCTGCACTGCGCCGTCCTGATGAACCCGGAAATGACACATGTGGGCGTGGCCTACATGGACAGCAGCGCCGCCATCAATCACCACGTGTGGGTGCAGGTATTCGCGGCCTACCACTGA
- a CDS encoding DUF705 domain-containing protein gives MARPIVIYIDVDETLLRNYGTARIPMPAVIRHVRQLFEEGAELYCWSSGGADYARRSAAEVGLEDCFRAFLPKPQVMLDDQPVADWRRLVYVHPNGCDGRSVEEYRVALNTRHLPS, from the coding sequence GTGGCCCGCCCTATCGTTATTTATATCGACGTAGACGAAACATTACTCAGAAACTACGGCACGGCCCGTATTCCCATGCCTGCGGTGATTCGGCATGTCCGACAACTCTTTGAGGAGGGTGCGGAACTGTACTGCTGGAGTTCGGGTGGGGCCGACTATGCCCGCCGAAGCGCCGCAGAAGTGGGCCTTGAAGATTGTTTCCGGGCATTTTTGCCCAAGCCACAAGTGATGCTAGACGATCAACCTGTGGCCGACTGGCGCAGACTGGTCTACGTTCACCCAAACGGCTGTGATGGACGCAGCGTTGAAGAGTATCGCGTAGCGCTGAACACCCGACATCTACCCAGTTGA
- a CDS encoding NAD(P)-dependent oxidoreductase — protein sequence MRVLLPDLPAFRALALHDEHGVPGLDLDFYSTAHVPDGPADGVVLWLTGPHTRARLLATPGLAWALTLTAGIEHVQAHLPEGVQLYNANRLHDRAVAVHAVAGMLGAARGFHRFRDAQARRDWASPALPDHSGLSTLDGLKVAIWGHGHIGRILEGMLEPFGAQVTGIRSATPPEERDAALAEADWVVLLLPSTPDTRGIVNAELLSRLKPGAWLSNLGRGNLIVSDDLLAALQSGHLGGAVLDVTEPEPLPKDHALWGQPNLILTPHIASTTEDLVPRGARLTRDFLLDMLNGREPEGKVTAGRRY from the coding sequence ATGCGCGTCCTGCTGCCCGACTTGCCCGCCTTCCGCGCCCTCGCCCTCCATGATGAACACGGCGTTCCCGGCCTAGACCTCGATTTTTATTCGACCGCGCACGTACCGGACGGCCCTGCCGACGGCGTGGTGCTGTGGCTGACCGGCCCGCACACCCGCGCCCGACTGCTGGCGACGCCGGGACTGGCTTGGGCGCTGACCCTGACGGCGGGTATCGAACATGTGCAGGCGCATTTGCCGGAAGGGGTGCAGTTGTACAACGCCAACCGCCTTCATGACCGGGCTGTAGCGGTGCATGCAGTGGCCGGAATGCTGGGTGCAGCACGCGGGTTCCACCGCTTCCGAGACGCACAGGCCCGCCGCGACTGGGCCTCCCCCGCCCTGCCCGACCATTCTGGCCTAAGCACACTGGACGGCCTGAAGGTAGCGATTTGGGGTCACGGCCACATCGGGCGAATCTTGGAAGGGATGCTGGAACCGTTCGGCGCACAGGTCACGGGCATTCGCAGCGCCACGCCGCCAGAAGAACGGGATGCAGCGTTGGCCGAGGCCGACTGGGTGGTGCTGTTGCTGCCCAGCACGCCCGACACGCGCGGCATCGTGAACGCCGAGTTGCTGTCCCGCCTGAAACCGGGGGCATGGCTGAGCAATCTGGGACGCGGCAACCTGATCGTTTCGGATGATTTGCTGGCCGCCCTGCAATCGGGGCACTTGGGCGGCGCGGTGCTGGACGTGACCGAGCCGGAACCGTTGCCCAAAGATCATGCGCTGTGGGGACAGCCCAACCTGATTCTGACGCCGCACATTGCCAGCACCACCGAAGACCTCGTGCCGCGTGGCGCTCGCCTGACACGGGACTTCTTGCTGGATATGCTGAACGGGCGCGAACCGGAAGGCAAAGTGACGGCGGGGCGGCGGTATTAA
- a CDS encoding GNAT family N-acetyltransferase, with protein MPEQDPPEPEQFGQGPPHANRRVTLRPLLDFDAGEWRTLHSFFRDRELADWNDAKPIKMPEWLFRRVMQDEEKTGERAGFGVLDERGALIGSAELYDMRPHPPSIPSVATLGVMIGVQALWGQGYGREAVAALLRWAFEERSIPLSRIRLTTFGHNRRAQRAFLACGFREIGRTERPGRTDVHMEITRTEWLDFSASHAPDQPPSPPL; from the coding sequence ATGCCAGAGCAAGACCCACCAGAGCCTGAACAGTTCGGTCAGGGGCCGCCGCACGCCAACAGGCGCGTGACGCTGCGGCCCTTGCTGGACTTTGACGCAGGCGAGTGGCGCACGCTGCACAGCTTTTTTCGTGACCGCGAACTGGCCGACTGGAACGATGCCAAGCCCATCAAAATGCCCGAATGGTTGTTCCGGCGCGTGATGCAGGACGAAGAAAAGACCGGCGAACGCGCAGGCTTCGGCGTGCTGGACGAACGCGGCGCACTGATCGGCAGCGCGGAACTGTACGATATGCGCCCGCACCCGCCCAGCATTCCCAGCGTCGCCACATTGGGCGTCATGATCGGCGTGCAAGCACTCTGGGGGCAGGGGTATGGGCGGGAAGCGGTGGCGGCGCTGCTGCGGTGGGCTTTCGAGGAACGCTCCATTCCGCTTTCGCGCATTCGCCTGACTACCTTTGGCCACAATCGCCGCGCCCAGCGTGCTTTTCTGGCCTGCGGCTTCCGCGAGATAGGCCGCACCGAGCGTCCGGGCCGAACCGACGTGCATATGGAAATCACCCGGACAGAATGGCTAGATTTTTCAGCTTCCCATGCCCCTGACCAACCGCCCTCCCCTCCCCTCTGA
- a CDS encoding 3'(2'),5'-bisphosphate nucleotidase CysQ family protein, producing the protein MPPIPPAKLQQELDTAITLAREAGALLLSHLARGITVEHKTSAEDTVTAADREASALIVAGLKAAFPGDGLLSEEETDSPENKAERLGRERVWIVDPIDGTNDFIKGSSDFSVSIGLAVGGEPVLGVVFAPASGELFAGMAGAGVTKNGEATAVSTRGDSFVIAISGTEYKRELHLHDLPGMKPSGSIALKLARIAAGEADATFTMSPRSEWDIAAGHALLLASGGELLRRDGLPIRYNQPSPHIEQGIVGGRPEALAWLTAELAARALPTAHLGLDESALAWATLSQADQAGLAGHGGVSIRHAGGQTLALLVVDPATRTVERAEGDAFHLSRLTRDVVRAIGALNEQPQVNP; encoded by the coding sequence ATGCCCCCCATCCCACCCGCCAAACTCCAACAAGAATTAGACACTGCGATCACTCTGGCGCGGGAAGCCGGGGCGCTGCTGCTCTCGCACCTTGCACGGGGCATTACCGTAGAGCACAAAACCTCGGCAGAAGACACGGTGACGGCGGCAGACCGCGAAGCCTCGGCGCTGATCGTGGCGGGCCTGAAGGCGGCGTTTCCGGGCGACGGCCTGCTGAGTGAGGAAGAAACCGACAGCCCCGAAAACAAGGCCGAGCGGCTGGGGCGAGAGCGGGTGTGGATCGTTGACCCGATAGACGGCACCAACGATTTTATTAAAGGCAGCAGCGATTTTAGCGTCAGCATCGGCCTCGCGGTGGGCGGTGAGCCTGTGCTGGGCGTGGTATTCGCGCCTGCAAGCGGTGAACTGTTTGCGGGCATGGCAGGGGCAGGCGTGACCAAAAACGGCGAGGCGACAGCCGTCAGCACTCGCGGCGACTCCTTCGTGATCGCGATTTCGGGCACGGAATACAAGCGCGAACTGCATCTGCACGATCTTCCCGGCATGAAACCCAGCGGCAGCATCGCGCTGAAGCTGGCCCGGATCGCGGCGGGCGAGGCAGACGCGACGTTTACCATGTCGCCGCGTAGTGAGTGGGACATCGCGGCGGGCCACGCGCTCTTGCTGGCCTCGGGCGGGGAACTCCTGCGGCGCGACGGCCTCCCGATTCGCTACAACCAACCCAGCCCGCACATAGAGCAGGGCATCGTGGGCGGGCGGCCTGAGGCGTTGGCGTGGCTGACGGCAGAACTGGCCGCCCGCGCCCTGCCCACCGCACACTTGGGGCTGGATGAATCGGCGCTGGCGTGGGCCACCTTGTCGCAGGCAGATCAAGCAGGGTTGGCCGGACATGGGGGCGTCAGCATTCGGCACGCGGGCGGGCAAACATTGGCCTTGTTGGTGGTCGATCCGGCCACGCGCACGGTAGAACGGGCCGAGGGCGACGCCTTTCACCTGTCGCGCCTGACGCGGGACGTGGTGCGGGCCATCGGCGCACTGAATGAGCAACCACAAGTCAATCCATAA
- a CDS encoding MFS transporter, with protein MDTLNPAAVNLGAPRPDPGPGWERRFWAIFGGQALSMIGSALTQFVLLWWITDTTGSASALATAGMAALLPQALLGPLGGTFADRYSRRLIMIVADTVSALCMLVLIFLFATGRIELWHVYTMMFVRSSMQAFQGPASAASSSMLVPNDFLPRAAGLNQSLMGIMTVAAAPLGALAISVMPLQGALLIDVFTALLGIVPLLIYKIPQIRTPKADRQGVWKEFREGVSLVWGHPGLRRLYALLAVVVLAIMPTFTLTPLLVKEYFGGGAGQVALMEGLSGIGMIAGGLLVAALNPKRRIATVLIAFALSCLTVAFTALAPADAFWLAIVWWVISGATFVYGNAPMTAALQTIIPNQLQGRALSLLSTVMGLAAPVGLALVGPLGSAIGVRWVFVVAGVLATLASLAGFLSPALMRLESTPLAGEKGAGSGEMVGGDD; from the coding sequence GTGGACACGCTGAATCCTGCCGCAGTGAATTTAGGCGCACCGCGCCCAGACCCCGGCCCCGGCTGGGAACGGCGATTCTGGGCCATTTTCGGCGGTCAGGCGCTCTCCATGATCGGCTCGGCCCTCACCCAGTTCGTGCTGCTGTGGTGGATCACCGACACCACCGGAAGCGCCTCGGCTCTAGCAACGGCGGGTATGGCCGCGCTGCTGCCGCAAGCCTTGCTGGGGCCACTCGGCGGCACCTTCGCAGACCGCTACAGCCGCCGCCTGATCATGATCGTGGCCGATACCGTCAGCGCCCTGTGCATGCTGGTGCTGATTTTTCTGTTCGCCACCGGGCGCATAGAACTCTGGCACGTCTACACCATGATGTTTGTTCGAAGCTCCATGCAGGCGTTTCAGGGGCCAGCGTCGGCGGCCAGCAGTTCCATGTTGGTGCCAAATGACTTTTTGCCGCGTGCAGCGGGCCTCAACCAATCCCTCATGGGCATCATGACGGTGGCCGCCGCGCCGCTGGGCGCACTCGCCATCAGCGTGATGCCGCTTCAGGGCGCACTCTTGATCGACGTCTTTACCGCCCTGCTGGGCATCGTGCCGCTGCTGATCTACAAGATTCCGCAGATTCGCACGCCCAAAGCGGATCGCCAAGGCGTCTGGAAGGAATTCCGCGAGGGCGTCTCGCTCGTCTGGGGGCATCCGGGGTTGCGCCGCCTGTATGCGCTGCTGGCCGTCGTCGTACTGGCGATTATGCCCACGTTTACCCTCACACCGCTGTTGGTCAAAGAATATTTTGGCGGCGGTGCGGGTCAGGTGGCCCTGATGGAAGGGCTGTCGGGTATCGGCATGATCGCGGGCGGGTTGTTGGTGGCCGCCCTGAATCCCAAGCGGCGGATCGCCACCGTCCTGATCGCCTTTGCGCTGTCGTGCCTCACGGTAGCGTTTACGGCCCTCGCCCCCGCCGATGCGTTTTGGCTGGCCATCGTGTGGTGGGTCATCAGCGGCGCAACCTTCGTGTACGGCAACGCGCCCATGACCGCCGCCCTACAAACCATCATTCCCAACCAGTTGCAAGGTCGCGCTCTCTCGCTGCTGTCTACGGTCATGGGCCTCGCTGCACCGGTAGGCCTCGCACTGGTGGGGCCGCTAGGTTCGGCCATCGGCGTGCGCTGGGTGTTCGTGGTGGCGGGTGTGCTGGCTACACTCGCCAGCCTCGCCGGATTTCTCTCGCCCGCACTGATGCGGCTGGAAAGTACGCCGCTGGCCGGGGAAAAGGGAGCGGGGAGTGGGGAGATGGTGGGCGGGGATGACTGA
- a CDS encoding TetR/AcrR family transcriptional regulator, with the protein MTRTRNPELTRVTLLDAAATVLKDLGAGLSLDAVAKEAGVSKGGLLHHFPSREALLNALALRLLEQFRARVAAALEAELTAHGPQPGAWARAYIAASFDPRAEEEAIYAVMQTLAVQADVLAAWQATETELMAAAETDGLPLGRAHAIRLACDGLCLSHAPAAYFDAVREELIRWTR; encoded by the coding sequence ATGACCCGGACACGCAACCCAGAACTGACCCGCGTTACCCTTCTCGACGCCGCTGCCACCGTCCTCAAAGACCTTGGAGCGGGCCTGTCGCTGGACGCCGTCGCCAAGGAGGCAGGCGTCAGCAAAGGCGGGCTGCTGCATCACTTTCCTTCGCGTGAGGCGCTGCTGAATGCGCTGGCGCTGAGGCTGCTGGAACAGTTTCGGGCGCGGGTGGCGGCGGCGCTGGAGGCCGAGTTGACGGCGCACGGGCCACAGCCGGGAGCGTGGGCGCGGGCCTATATCGCTGCTAGTTTTGATCCTAGAGCTGAAGAAGAAGCCATTTACGCGGTGATGCAAACGCTGGCGGTGCAAGCCGACGTGCTGGCCGCATGGCAGGCCACCGAAACCGAGTTGATGGCCGCTGCCGAAACCGATGGACTGCCACTGGGCCGCGCCCACGCCATCCGGCTGGCCTGCGACGGCCTGTGCCTCAGCCACGCGCCCGCCGCCTACTTTGATGCTGTACGCGAGGAGTTGATTCGGTGGACACGCTGA
- the aspS gene encoding aspartate--tRNA(Asn) ligase, with the protein MTTEPAQSTAAPARLPRTLTRNLSQFDGQTVRLQGFVHARRDLGGVQFVVLRDVSGITQCVGSGLSLPLPESSVEVVGKVKAHPKAPGGFEVQVETFTVITAAIEASPLEIPKMEWNVNPETMLDYRYVSVRGLRERAALKVQAELVFAFHSHLREQGFTEISTPKIVSAGAEGGANLFKLDYFGEQAYLAQSPQLYKQIMVGVFERVYEVAPVYRAEEHATSRHLNEYLSLDVEMGFIDSEEDVMNLENSVLTVMMERLKTTCAAEFALLGATIPEVPAHIPRIPLMEARALVTEKYGHAVGGKDLDPEAERLLCQHYAETEGSDFVFVTKYPRAARPFYAHAEINADGSLSPDITRGFDLLFRGIEITSGGQRIHDHAMLMDSIRAYKMNPEAMTGYSEVFKFGMPPHGGFAIGAERLTAKLLGIANVRYARAFPRDRNRLTP; encoded by the coding sequence ATGACCACCGAACCAGCCCAGTCCACTGCCGCCCCCGCCCGCCTGCCCCGCACCCTCACCCGCAACCTGTCGCAATTCGACGGTCAAACAGTGCGCCTGCAAGGGTTCGTGCATGCCCGGCGCGACCTCGGCGGCGTGCAATTCGTGGTGCTGCGCGACGTTTCGGGCATTACGCAGTGCGTGGGCAGTGGCCTGAGCCTGCCTCTCCCCGAAAGCTCGGTGGAAGTGGTGGGCAAAGTGAAGGCGCACCCCAAAGCCCCCGGCGGATTCGAAGTGCAGGTGGAGACGTTTACGGTGATCACGGCGGCCATAGAAGCCTCGCCACTGGAAATTCCCAAGATGGAATGGAATGTGAACCCCGAAACGATGCTGGATTACCGCTACGTATCGGTGCGTGGGCTGCGCGAACGGGCGGCGCTGAAGGTGCAGGCGGAACTGGTCTTCGCCTTTCACAGCCACCTGCGCGAACAGGGCTTTACCGAGATCAGCACGCCCAAAATCGTGTCGGCGGGTGCGGAAGGCGGCGCAAACCTGTTTAAGTTGGACTATTTTGGCGAGCAAGCGTATTTGGCCCAAAGCCCGCAGTTGTACAAACAGATCATGGTGGGCGTCTTCGAGCGCGTGTACGAAGTGGCCCCCGTGTACCGCGCCGAAGAACATGCCACGAGCCGCCACCTCAACGAATACCTCAGCTTGGATGTGGAAATGGGCTTCATCGACTCTGAAGAAGACGTGATGAACCTAGAAAACAGCGTGCTGACCGTCATGATGGAGCGCCTGAAAACCACTTGCGCCGCCGAATTCGCGCTGCTGGGGGCCACCATTCCCGAAGTGCCTGCCCACATTCCGCGCATTCCCCTGATGGAAGCCCGCGCATTGGTCACCGAAAAGTACGGCCACGCGGTGGGCGGCAAAGACCTTGACCCCGAAGCCGAGCGCCTGCTGTGCCAGCATTACGCCGAGACCGAGGGCAGCGATTTCGTGTTCGTCACCAAGTATCCCCGCGCCGCCCGCCCCTTTTACGCGCACGCCGAGATCAACGCCGACGGCAGCCTCAGCCCCGACATCACACGCGGCTTCGACTTGCTGTTCCGGGGCATAGAAATCACGTCAGGCGGGCAGCGCATCCACGATCACGCCATGCTGATGGACTCGATTCGCGCCTACAAAATGAACCCCGAAGCCATGACCGGTTACTCGGAAGTGTTCAAGTTCGGCATGCCCCCACACGGCGGTTTTGCGATTGGGGCTGAGCGCCTGACCGCCAAACTGCTGGGCATCGCCAACGTGCGCTATGCCCGCGCCTTCCCCCGTGACCGCAACCGCTTGACGCCCTGA
- a CDS encoding GGDEF domain-containing protein: MTNRRERRQNLRLPALPEQVPDNGVSWSQVLRRRVYLAALALGIPVLLMVWVLQLGQPAPDQYILYAHPLLLLMCIWAGGWVLRGRPLRLAEQVVFTFNAVAVLAQSLMTVLTPGASVLDLSSSTYWMLVALSILAFLIFDTGRAALLTSMSYLLCVTLPWAALLSRGEGSLSANTSLLRVQLTCGAILMLLSGLAWYRAQFLQERSERLTLYHLAHTDPLTGLPNRRALYPAVDALLASTAQGTAGSVILLDLDHFKRINDTYGHNVGDDVLMYTAALLRSALRDGDTVGRWGGEEFLITLPDTDTLGATRVAERVRRLMKNTPQPPAGQVTASLGVATCEPGDDLRVLTARADAAMYEAKQNGRNRVVVAQRSELAEPGMLSPPTLTLWGEEAG; the protein is encoded by the coding sequence ATGACCAATCGCCGCGAGCGTCGTCAGAACTTGCGTCTGCCTGCCTTGCCGGAGCAGGTGCCGGACAACGGCGTGTCTTGGTCTCAGGTCTTGAGGCGGCGGGTGTATCTGGCCGCCTTGGCCCTCGGTATTCCGGTGCTGCTTATGGTGTGGGTGTTGCAACTCGGCCAACCCGCTCCAGATCAGTACATCCTGTATGCCCATCCTCTGCTGCTGCTCATGTGCATCTGGGCGGGTGGCTGGGTGTTGCGCGGAAGGCCGCTGCGGCTGGCGGAACAGGTGGTGTTCACGTTCAATGCCGTAGCGGTGCTGGCGCAGTCCCTGATGACGGTGTTGACCCCCGGCGCGTCGGTTCTGGATTTATCGAGCAGCACGTATTGGATGTTGGTGGCCCTGTCCATTCTGGCCTTCCTGATTTTTGATACGGGCCGCGCCGCACTGCTGACCAGCATGAGTTATCTGCTGTGCGTAACGTTACCTTGGGCTGCACTGCTGTCCCGTGGAGAAGGCAGCCTGAGCGCCAACACCAGTCTGCTGCGCGTTCAGCTCACCTGCGGCGCAATTCTGATGCTCCTCAGCGGATTGGCATGGTACAGGGCACAGTTTTTGCAGGAACGCAGCGAGCGCCTGACCCTGTACCATCTGGCCCACACCGACCCGCTGACCGGGTTGCCCAACCGCCGCGCCCTCTATCCCGCCGTAGACGCACTCTTGGCGTCCACAGCGCAGGGCACGGCGGGCAGCGTGATCTTGCTGGATCTCGATCACTTCAAGCGCATCAACGACACTTACGGCCACAACGTGGGAGACGACGTGCTGATGTACACCGCCGCCCTGCTGCGTTCGGCCCTGCGCGACGGCGATACGGTGGGGCGCTGGGGGGGCGAGGAATTCCTGATTACCTTGCCCGACACTGACACACTGGGAGCGACCAGAGTGGCCGAACGGGTGCGCCGTCTGATGAAAAACACGCCCCAGCCACCCGCCGGACAGGTGACTGCCAGCTTGGGCGTGGCGACCTGCGAACCCGGCGACGATCTGCGGGTGCTGACCGCGCGGGCCGACGCCGCCATGTACGAGGCCAAGCAAAACGGCCGCAACCGCGTCGTGGTGGCGCAGCGCTCCGAGTTGGCCGAACCCGGCATGCTCTCGCCGCCCACACTGACCTTATGGGGCGAGGAAGCTGGCTGA